The Montipora foliosa isolate CH-2021 chromosome 6, ASM3666993v2, whole genome shotgun sequence genome includes the window agcaccacagtttctttagaaactacccccttcatcgAATACTTAGGCGTGCTTATCGATGAAAATGTTTATGGAGTTACCACATTGAGCATATTGTTTCAAAAATAAATAGATCAATCGGTGTTGCTTCTAGGATAAGGCATTTTGTACCACTGAGTAATTTACACCATATCTACAGCTCACTCATTCAACCATACTTATTGTATAGTATATATAGTGGCGAGGGGTAATGCCGCAAAAATTCATAGAACTAAAATTTTAACccttcaaaaacgagctcttTCGCCTAATGTATTTTGGTGATTACAAATCTCAAGCAAAACCCTTCTTCgtttcttctcgtcttcttcctttaaATATGCTCTATTTTAAATCCGTGGCTATGATGATGCACGACGTATCAAACAACTTGACGCCTCCTAATGAATTTAACCTATTCACCCATCAAGCTGATCCTTACGAGACGAGATCATCGCTAAGAGgacattattttcttaaacattcgagaatagatattcaatatatttttttcaagaattcgcgttaaaatttggaataatcTATCTTGTGCAGTGCACTAGATGTCAAAATCCAACTTCCAAAATAATGTTCATGATATCCTCCTTCAAAGACTACTAAAATATGATGACCCTATTGATGTTTCGAAAATATTGGTAAATTTTGACTCCTTAGTTTAGTTTGTAACGTAGTTACTAACTTCTTCAATTTTACgttttttcatgttttatttatgttatactgTACACGTGTTAAGCTGTTCTCCACTGCACTAATTGTCGTGATTCTAAAaccaatttataatttatgtgaatgtgtagttatATATTTGTAACCTTCTATAAAGGAACTGAAATCTTTGCCATTGCGAAGGTCGTTTTTTCTAGATTATATTTGCAAGAACTGCTTGCCTCGACCAGCttttgctaactgcgagcagtgCATAGCTTTGTGATATTTTTATAAAGAATGCAAAACTGAAAACTCAAACTGAAATCAGAGATGATTCCTTCGAACGATTTTTGGAATCTCAAACAGTTCTCCTTGTTCTCATacatacgttttttttttattttttaaccgAACTATTGCTTGAAACGACTAAGTTTAAATAATATTCTCGAGACATTGCTGAATAAATACTTCAATGATGGACTAACGGGTAGACTAGTTGGCGTTATGTATTTAATGACGCTAAAAGTATCAGCATCTTCTGGCCCTTCTGTTCGGAATGTCAATACACACTTGTTTGGTGCCGAGAGAAAgagttttgtttcccgagaGACAGTTCTAATGTTTCCTGggacgaagtcgagggaaacatcagcaCTCAGTCGAACTAAGGGAAAACGAAACTAGCTAGTTTCCGAGCTAGAgaaccagacattaagtgctttgttatatatttagactccccctcaacaatcgcagcaaaacagaCAAACGAGGACAACAACTGCTGAATTGTATCCCGGGGATTGGTGGTTTCTATGTTGGATGAAAAGAACAATAACCACTCTCTCCCCCATCCGCTGGGAAGTAAAccttattattatgcaaactaTGCGAAATGCCggaaattgtattgtattgccatccaacatggccgcacagtgtcacgtgggtgcaaaccaagaatacatttgaatttgatcaggggcacttGCCCAAGAATAAaacaatcacagtgctcgttttgttgagtgaaagtctaggaaTATAACAACATTCATTGATGTCCCAACGGGAGATTTTCAAATTACAAGCTCTCTAAAGGTGGCTGCGTTTTGGACTCAATGTCGCTAAAAATATCACACAAAGACCAATCATATGAATCGACAGAGTATACGTCTCCCACAATTCTCACCGGATCAACTAGTGAAGGTACCAAATGTTGCAGTAATTGATTTTCGTTTAGCGTTTTCTTTTCCTAAAAACGTTTTGTTGGGTCCACTCAATCATAACTTCAAGATCATAGTCTTCGAGACATGCAGTTTGAGAAGCATCTGGTTATGGTGACATAtggtgaagaaaaaaataacacagCTTCAAtgaagttgtttgtttgttttttttttttgttaaggaaattttgtaaaaattgaaaaaactgtTATGTTTACTAATTGAGCGAGTACCGAAAAAGCGACGAAACTATTTTCCGATATAATTTTACAACAATCACTAATAAACAAATAAGGTTCGAAGAAAATAGGGAAAGGTGAATTTATCTAGAAGAAAAAGATCAGTAATTttagagttttttttctttttacgaGACCTGAGGACCTTCAGGCAAAAAGAATAAATTTGATTCTTGCCAAAttcattaaattttttaaaaaggcgATCCTGTAGCATTCGGTACTTCAGGTGCTTCTTTCTCCAAAGTCCTGAAAACGTTTCTTGCCCAAAATCAGTGGTGGAAGCGGAATAATTGGATCTCAGTTATTTATTATTCCTTCCATTTTCTAGCAGAGTTGTTCATTATTGAAATTTAACGGAACCGTAAAGTTATTTATTCCGAATTTTGTAGCACTAACTGTTCctttttcatgttatttttttatcattattccACTTCCACCCCTGACCCATTGTCAAAAAGACAATTGTGAAAATGCGATTCCTGGACGtctaaaatgttttcaaagaaacaACAAGCAACACGATGGTAAAGTTTGATTGTTTAAAAACTCTTCGGAATTATCAGGAATTATCAGTAGCACCTCGAAAGTTTTCGGGAGTTTCCAGGAACGGGCCACTGGATTCCAAAAAGCCTATTCTCCGAGATGAAGTAACCTGGAATGGTGACCACCCTGATCTGTCGATGAAGAGGGTAGAATCATAAGTAAACGGACGCTAGATTTTACCATTTGCTTCAGTCTGGTGATCCTTTAATCAATTAACGTCGTATTGTGTTCGGACAGAAACGAAAACAACGGATCAACATAGTGAATCAGCTGTCGGAGTAGAGAAGAGGATATGGCTCATTGCTGGTGAGAAGGTGGGCGATTTTAGTTCTTTCCGCAGCACCAAGATACACTGAACGAAAAGACGAAGAAAAAATTGGAATAAGGTTAGAGATTCGCATAACAATCTGTTTTCCCTGTTTTCTTCTAATTAAATGCCTTTTAATATAATGGTGGAATCCTCTCTCCGGTTCCCTCGAAATCAAGAAATAAACCAACCTAGTTGAGTTTCAAAGCTATTGAGCTCTAATTGATCAGTATTAAATTGGATAAGCGAGGACATTATTTATCAAatagttttcaaagaaaactacAACTTTCGGGCTGAGAATCACTTTTTTCAGGCCCGGTTCATAGGCTGAATGTGCACTTTACCTTGTTTGAatctggggccggttgttcGATTTTGGTTGGCGCTAATGGTGGgttaagagatatcaaaacctttaggtttccatggtatttcaCGCTCATCAGCGCTAACCATACCTCGAGAACACGGTCCAGGACTCTATCAACCTCCAAAAAAAGGTATTAGAAACAACTATACCAGCtgtgtcttacgcatctcaataCATCTTAATGTTTCTTACCATCTTATCGTTtatgtattcatacacttatccattcggcctcaacattacaacatagcaAGGTAAGtccggtactcgaactcgcaTTCCCCATGCCAGGCCCTACAGTCCTATACCTTCACCACCACACTCCAACGatgaacatgctcaacccaacacagttttCATCATTATTCACTTTTCTATAATAAGTCATACTTTATAGccaaactaatcctaacctgaccgtATTTTTTAGGCTTAACTTAGGGTCcaaaaaatgtttcttcaattcatctgagtgcatattcgaactaggtaaaatgaggatcaccaaatttaatttaacctttgtaaaaacggattcaaccagAAAGAAgattttacctgcaacagaTACAGATGAGCCACCATGAATTTAGTCCGTTTAATTTGACATGCCCGAAAAAACAACTGCAGATTTCCTATGTAATTCAACTCTCATAGTATTAATATTAGGATTTAGTCTTTAAAGATATTGACCAATAAAAAATTAGACAACTGTTAATAAAAACCGTCGACAGACTCTGTTCCTTCAGGAAAGGAGGGATGTATATTTCATTTATCTTTCTTTGATTTCTGACATTCCTGTctcaccatagttaatagaaaggactggtttggaagctcggcaaacattaAAGGGGCAAACagagatgccaagatttaggttgggaagtccacgaccgtgcaaaatcttttgctttgcgcttatacactatgcatgaattacgtaaccaacacgtttctattggttagttcctcagtacggagtaaacaactattgtgttttggtcacggtcaaggccaaaagagagaacaaaaacctacatcAAAGAAAGCTGTCGGGTTTTATAACCATTCCCGTCTATTAACTGTGGTCTCACTGACTGACTTCATAGACCATCGCGCAGAATGCTATTGTTTTCAGCGACACGTACTTACGGTACTAAATTTGGTGAGAGGCGGCGTATTAATTTGCATGTCCAGAACAAATCATatgtgattggccaaaagatTTAGCTGTGGGAATACTTATGTCTCAAGGTAGAATTTCActgctgtcaatcaaacggTTGCGTGTGTGAAGTGAAATGTAAGGTGTGATAAAGTGAACAATAGTGGCTTCATTAGGCCGCTTGACTTATTCAAAGCTGTTCATCAAACGGAACACAGTGACGCGCGCCAAGGgagtgaaaaaaataaattagagGTTCAGCCAACATGAAAACACACAAAAATCAAGTTAAATTCAGCCTGAAGGAGACACGCTAAAAATGCACCCCGTTAATAGCGACAGTCTTCCATCCACGCTAATCGCCGTATATATTTTGTCTCAAAGTTCTCTCCGAGTATTTTGTTTTACGTTGTAAATTCAGATACTTTTTCGGTTTCTAGCGATGTGTATGAATTCAGATTTCTAAATCGTACTCTAAGCACAAACATATTACACACCAGGTAACATAAAGTTTCATCTTAACGCTCTGGTCGGCACGAGCCGGCTGAAGTTTAAATTATTTCCCTACGGATCAGCCCATTGTTCTCTACTGAGATAATTATTGAAACTTCAATCCACCTTTATAAAACATACTACTTTTCTCGCCAGTTCATTCAGTTGTTTtgagctagtttacaggcaacATGTCCAAGCGTTCCAGGCACCCCCCGGGCTTCCACGCGTCCTTACTCAGTGATGATCGCGATCGTGGCTTCCGTTGTCTAAAATATCGGCCCGAAGTAAAGCCCGCTGTTATGGGTGTTTACGAAGTCGAGCGGATAGTCgccaaaaaaattcaaggacgaCCAGCGGAATATTTTATTCAGTGGAGGAGCTACTCCCCGGCAGAAAATACGTGGGAACCAGCCTACCATCTGAGTGAAGATCTTATCGCGATCTTCGAGGACAGATATGCGAATCCTGTGCGCATCGATGAATGCCGAGAggctttacatacatacatacatacatacatacatacatacatacatacatacatacatacatacatacatacatacatacatacatacatacatacatacataaactttatttttcttCGAATTTAAGAGTAGCTATTATAAAAGCTaatatttccgagaaaagaataacaaaaataacaaaatatacaACAACTTCTTAACTACGTTTCTGTACAATATTTACAAGTTATGGCTAAAAGAAATAAGActttatataaaaaaattaaaagcactAAAGTGAAAATTATCACATGTACATAAAGTCAAGGCTAGctaatgcttttttaaaataattaaaattggcAGTTCGAAAAAAGTCCGGCAGTGAGTTCCATTGATTGGCGGCATGATAAGAAAAAGAACGAAGGCCATAAGTAGTAGTTTTAGGTACAGGAAGTGTCAGAATATAATTACCGCGTAAATTATAGGAGGTAGAACGGAGAGTAAACATATTCTGCATATAAATAGGATActtagttaaaaataaacttttataaagtaaaatTAACATATTATGTATACGTTTATTGTACACGCAGAGAAGAACAATTAACTTTGTCCAGTAAGTTATAATATTCAGATTCGAAGTCACCTAGAATAAACCTATCTCGACAtaaaaataatcttttgccGACTACTTTGCTTGGATTATTGTCTCACTTCTCCatgttctttatttatttatttatttatttatttatttatttatttcaccatacaacaaaaaaataataataataattaaaagaaaagaaatgtactTATAAGTTGACCAGATAATAAAATAAGTTACTAAAGAACAAGTTACTACAATGGACAACACACATTGACAAAGACATAATCGAAATGGCAAGGGGGCCTCCAGAAACCACTGGGCTTATACGAGGGAGGCCTCCTTACTAAACGAGACGCATGCATTAGATCGATGGAAAAAGATGACTACGACTATAATGTAATTATATCTATCgattaaataaaaaatggtGTAGTCGTCTTTTAAGACAAAATAGAGTTTCAGATTGCTTAATATCATTTGGTAGCgaattccaaatttttggacCTTGAAAAAGTATAGAAAAGAATTTAGCGTTAGTTCGACAAAAATGAGGACGAAAATCTGTATCCATTCTGGTGTTATAACAGTGCACGAGATTATTAGTAACAAATAAATTGAGAAATGACGGCGGCAATAGGCGATGATAATAAGAAAACCTTTTGcctttctgtccgactagttgggtgatactaaaacaattagaccctttgccctcaagggccacgggtaaatagcccatgaggcgaaaaAAGAACTATGCTTAAAAATATCTAAAATTTTCTGTTTAGAAAATAACGGAGTAGTATGAACTCGACAAGTAGCGTTAGATATGATTCGCACAACACGTTTCTGCAGCAAGAATATTCTGTTCAAATTAGTTACATAAGTAGACGACCAAGCAATGTTACAGTAAGTTAAATAGTGGTAGACAATGGCCCTAAATAACCTTAGACAGAGATTAGCCGTTTGCTCGGGCGATACTCGTTCGCCGAGAAGGGGCATTCCACAGATTTTGATGTTGTACTGATAACTGTATGAGTCCATGTGTTCAATGGCTTAAGAAATATCTTCGCATCGTCTACTAATCAGATCGACCCTGGATTTTACCAGCTTAAGCTCCTTCAGCAAATCATCGTACTTGTCACTGACAAATTCAACTGCGAGTTGTTGATCTCGCGGCAAATCATGGCGTCCATCTTGTCGAGATTCTTCATTCCTTTTTGAAGTTGTCTTCAGTAGTTCAGAAGATTTCCGTCAATTTAGAAACTTCCTCTCTAAGTtcctggttttctttctttaactgtTTAGTTGACATCCTGTCGCAGGTTTACACAGCTTAAAACCACGCGTTTACAAACCAATCCATGCGTTCGTAAAGTAGAACTGTCTTCAGCTGTTCTGCATGGTCACTCCATATCGATGTTGTTGATGTTGAGGTTTTCAACATATTTGGTGAGTTTGCATCCACTCAGTGGTCGTACGAAATGACCAAAATATTGgactttcttctttcttgtgaAAGCAACTGGCAGCTCAGTCGCTCTCTTGTTGTGTTCAACTCGTTTCAAGAATCCGTCGTTTgagtttttcttcttttgctttCCAAATTATATGTAGCATTCTCACAGCCTTGCAAATCACATCTCTGCTGATCGACGTTTTTCTTCAACACTGGCATTCGGTGCCTAAGCTTCAAAACCACCAACTAGAACCGCCCATACTGAGTGTTTTTACAATCTTCATTTTCAGCTGGTTTTCTGATTTTTGCTGGAAGCATTCCAGTTTGACGGAACCTTAATCATTCTCCTGCATTACGTCATGCAGAAGCACGCCCTCCGTGGAGACCAGCTCAGAGGTTCTTGCTCTACCGCGTTCATATTTTTTATCCAAAAATGAGGCATAACCTGGAGCGCCTTCGCCTCATTCAGGCTCTATCGAGCGGTAAATTGAATACCCTCTACGCCATATTTTGCAGTTctgtaaaggaaaaaaagttgtaTTAAGTCTTATCCGTATATAGGTCAATAAAATGCTCAAGAAAGTCACAGTAAGTCCAACTAGGAACCGATCCATTCGAGTACAATTTGGAATTAAGCCaattcttcttttcagtctttaTTTAACGTGCTGCACAAAGCTTTTCTAATTACTAGCACAGGCCTTGAAGAAATCATTGGCCGAAGCGCACCATTTTCTCGAAAACTTTATTAAGCCAAAAGAGGAGACGGCTGTGTTTTGTTGCCCTATCCCCGGACTTAACATAGATACAGAGCATATATTTTCAGAGGGTGAAATGATTTGGAAAGAAATTGATGTCAACAACAATTGATATATATGCTGAACACAACTCTCTTGactgacaaacaagaaaagttaGTAGTTACGGGATCTTGTAAACAAAGTTatagaggaaaaaaatataaatggtCTCTGATGAATGTTAAGAAACCGAAAAGAGCGGTGATCAGCAAAAATGCTGGAAAAGAGCCAGGACCAGACTAGATGGCAAAAACCTTGAAGCAGCTGCCAAACAAATCAAATACCTAGGGCAGACAGTAACGACACAAGGAACATTTGAACAAGAAGTTACTAAACGTATAGCACAAGCGAAGTCAACTTTCATCAGAATGCAAACTATTTTCACAATTAaccaaacaaaatgaaaatcagatTATTTTCTGTAATGTTACGTCTACCCTATAATGACTTGTGAAACATGGAAGTTCTACCAAGAGATTGTAAGAAGAATAGAAGACTTCGAAATGTGGGTCTTCAAGAAAAATGGGCGGAAgtaaaaaatgagaaatgacaCAGAGCTAGACATACTTCATGGTAAGGGAGAACTCCTGCATTCTATCCAATCAATTAAAATGCAATATTTCGGCCACATCATGCCACATGAGCCTCGAACCAAAGCTACTACTTGTTGGTGAGgaagaattttaaaaagaatggaGGCCCAAATGGATTTTATTCCGTGGCCggtgtcacagcggatttgTACCCCccggtccaaatccgctagcggatttggacccccccggtccatatccgctagcggatttggaccccccttcGCAGATTTGGACCCCCCCACAAAACATTCCTTTTTCCTAATTTATTCTAACTGCAAGCTTTTAGGTGATGTCCTTTAAGATTTCAACACAAGATCGCGTACTATAATTGACGAAGAAAAGCGCACATATCGTTTCATTTCTGTAACATTTATTTAAGTTAGTAGAATAGCCTACGCATGAATTAAATGACAACAAACTTACTATTGAATTCGAATTATAGCAAATCCCTTCTTATTCTGATGTTGAAGCAACGTattttctaatttttccttcatttaacAGTTTCTAGCATTCTTAAGTCATTCGTCACGTCTGTAATATTCTGGACTATTCGAATTAATGGCGCCTACATTTAACAATAACGAAAGCGAAACTTCTCTAAAAACGTACTTTCTGAATTATTATCACTTTCTACAAGAAAATTATGTAAGAAAATTATGTATGGTTATGTTTTTACTGAGTTTTGTtaaggggtccaaatccgcggaGGGGGGTCCATATCCGCTAGCGAATATGGaccccgggggtcggggggtccaattctaggggggtccaaatccgctaggacACCGGCATGGACATAGCATTTAGATGTAAGACATGAAACATGTGCAAACTTAACAACATGCACTGAAATTTTGTAAAAGGCAGAGCTTACAAACTTATGCTGTCAAACACAATAAGCTCCTCGTTCAAGTAATAAAATGGCTGAtacttgaataaaattgaaacaaatataacaaaattttTTCTCATTTAACAATATGAACAAGtgaaaactttttaaaatggtTACAGCCCTAAAATCTGCAAGAAATActctttgtttcaattttattaaagtATTAGTCATTTTACTACGTTTTCGAGCAGTTTATTGTGTTTGTTAGCATTACTCGCGCTTTCGTGTAAAGCGTTACTCTATTTAGGTGACTCGTCACTCTAGCAGGATCTGCTAATCTTTTTTGTaaattatagtaataataataataataataataataataataataataataataatgactttaGTAATGTATCAAATGAAGTCTAGCAGGGAAGAATATCCTCCGCTAATAGGGGACACATAACTATAAAATCTCAAACTAAACAgaaacaatgcaaataaaaataagttaCCATGCATCTGAAGAATACAAATAACTTCAATTACAACTAATAAAATCATGAATTACATAAGTAACACCCACTGCATCCTTCTATgatgctgagaaaaaaaaaagtacattcaAGTTGAAATAAGAGATTTTAAAAACTTTACTTTGTAAAACTAAACTACGTACAATTCTGTTCGGAGATTCGAGGATTTCGGTTGCGGAAGAATGTTATCATGGCCAATGAGAATGTCTTTCGGAATAATTGGTGGCGCGTCCCTGATATCGTCGGAACTGGGGTACAGTGGTCTTCCATTTACCATGTACGTAATTTCTGACAGAAATGTTCTCCATAGTTCCTCAGAGAAGGCCTGGTTCTTGCAAGTCGAGTTAAGGGCGTGTCTGACCGACTTAACTAGAGCCTCCACAACTCCATTCTGGTGACTTGCGTGAGGTGTATTCCACTCCCACTAAACTCGCAGCAGATTTCATCAGAGATAACACTCTTTACTTTGGAAACATCCCAGTTCTGCATGATTTCTTGTACGTAAATTTGAGCACCCGCGAAATTTGTCCCTTGATCTCACCAACAAACGTTTAGGTAACCACGTAGGCAACCAAATCTTCCAAATACCATAAGAAACGCGTCTGACGTTTTGTCGGTGACAAGTTCTAGATACATTGCTCGTGTCGTCATACAGGTTAATATTACCACTTACTCGTCTTTCAGTGTTTCACGGCGGAGTTTTATATGTACTGGTCCGAATATATCCATTGCAGTATTTGAAAAGACAGGGATTCCAACTGCTGTCATAGGCTTTTTGCGTAGTTTTCGGCACAGGACACAGTTCGAAGTGACTGTTTTAGCCATTTTGCGAATTCCAATGCCGATCTAAAATCGTTTTCGGCTGTCATGAATTAAGGTCTTGTAGCCACAATCACCACGTCGCTCATGCAGGTCGCGTAGGAGGAAATTCACCAAGGGATGACTTCGAAGCAAGATCACAGGGTTTCTAACTTTCTTCTGGAAGAGATCTGACATTTTCAAGTCGTCCATGAGCTCGAAGAAGACTTTATTCATCTCTTTTCGCCACCAGTTTCTTATCTAAACTTGCCTCATCGATGTGAAGTTGACTCCACTTGAGAGCTTGGAGCTTTCCTTCCTTCACTTGAACAGAAATAGGTCCAGACTTTAAGAtcttttttcttgtgttttgaaTAAAACGAAGGACATACGCTAGAGTCTTCCGCATTTTGGAGTAAGTTGAACATGTTTTCAACAGGTGTAAAAGGAGAGGATTATCCTCGGTCTTCTGATAATCAAATTCAGGATAAACTTCAGCTGAGGCAACGGTATGTTTTCCAACCTTTTTATCTCTCTGAAAcgttttcttctcttttaaaACTTCAAGGTCATCTCTATGAGTATCATGGGTGTTGTCTTCAAAGTTAGGCCAATTTGTATCTGGCAACTTCAGCAAAGGTGAGCCTTTGTCATGACTGGAACACAGCGGTATTTACCGTTTGTAAGTTTCCACCTCAAGAAGATGACTGTACTGTAAGCCTGTTGTCCACCATCAGAAAACACGTGAATATGGGGCATGCCTACTGcactaaaaccaaaattttatcATGGCTTTGATCGCTCCAGAACCTTTTTCAGAATTCTTGCTGTGCCAAGGAGAGCGGTTTTTGAATTAGTTCTATAGAAGTGTTGTTGCCAATGCACTTTAAGTTGCTTTCAAGCCTTTTTGGAGCTGTTCCCAATGCTCCAATTACTACTGGAAGCACCTGGGTTCGGACACTCCACATTTTCTGAATCTCTCTTGCCAGGTCCTGGTACTTCTCTAGCTTTTCCTCTTCCTTGGCCTTTACAGCTGTGTCTTCTGGGACTGCTATGTCTATTACTTGGCATGTTTGCTCTTGCTTGTTAATAACGTCGGGTCTCCTTGCACTCATTTGGTGGTCAGTCTGGATGTTATAATCCCAAAGCAATTTGTAGTCGTTGTTCTCAAGGACAGTTTCTGGTTGATGTTCAAACCATTTGTCTACTCGACTAAAACCGCACTGCGCACTTTTCCAGCAAGTCCCAGTGTGCCACCCTGCAACATTATCATGCCTCCTTTTATAATCTTCTGTGCCAGTTTGGAGCACCCACTCACTATATGGCTCACTGTCTCCTTTGCCTGGCGGCACGCCCTTTTCGAGATGATCTCTTGAGTCTTGTCGATGCTGGCTTTGATGTAGTTTgtttttatattatattatattatattatattatcatcatcatcatcatcatcattatcattgttattatagGATCCCAGAGTTGAGCAAGACTTCTTAGGCAACTTCTTTTGGACAAGGGTTCGGACTGGCCAGTGATCCTTCCTTTTTTTGAAGGTGAACACGGCGTCTTCCTTATCCAATTTGTGGACGTAGGTCTGTGAATCGTTTGCAATTAGACTGGTCAACTTATAAGCTGTTAGAGTGCCACTCCTT containing:
- the LOC138005499 gene encoding uncharacterized protein, whose amino-acid sequence is MSPRISEQNRWHTGTCWKSAQCGFSRVDKWFEHQPETVLENNDYKLLWDYNIQTDHQMSARRPDVINKQEQTCQVIDIAVPEDTAVKAKEEEKLEKYQDLAREIQKMWSVRTQVLPVVIGALGTAPKRLESNLKCIGNNTSIELIQKPLSLAQQEF